In Lachancea thermotolerans CBS 6340 chromosome H complete sequence, a single genomic region encodes these proteins:
- the CMC4 gene encoding Cmc4p (similar to uniprot|Q3E7A9 Saccharomyces cerevisiae YMR194C-B), whose protein sequence is MTDPCKPQACAIQGCLTKTGFDESKCSHLIDSLYECCSKFYNERGADARTPCCPVPSLLRLKLEQRACGPLDAKRVR, encoded by the exons ATGACAGACCCCTGCAAGCCACAGGCGTGCGCGATACAAG GCTGTCTCACCAAGACCGGGTTCGACGAAAGCAAGTGCTCCCACCTCATCGACAGCCTCTACGAGTGCTGCTCCAAGTTCTACAACGAGCGCGGCGCCGACGCGCGCACGCCCTGCTGCCCCGTGCCGTCGCTGCTGCGGCTGAAGCTCGAGCAGCGCGCCTGCGGGCCGCTTGACGCCAAACGGGTGCGGTGA
- the MRPL24 gene encoding mitochondrial 54S ribosomal protein bL28m (similar to uniprot|P36525 Saccharomyces cerevisiae YMR193W MRPL24 Mitochondrial ribosomal protein of the large subunit), with protein MLEHRHGDPRASDTTQAMSVNWPRLQRGFSTIPCLFREWRLVECRNVAKKPDYKVGDARPIFVPKARKAFPDYEFGESQIFKQSNKGLYGGSFIQYGNNVAESKTKTRRRWLPNVIKKGLWSEALSRNVSIRMTAKVLRTVTKEGGIDNYLTKEKSARIKELGPTGWKLRYRVLQRQELRENPPHKDAAVVRGIDGAEHTVYFEEALDGETVRVTCGRRKLLQLLYPLEKLEHRADGETLTYKQFLDAYAGTSVRDILAALSSYGFDLKTITV; from the coding sequence ATGCTGGAGCATCGACACGGCGATCCAAGAGCCTCAGACACCACACAAGCGATGTCCGTCAATTGGCCAAGGCTGCAGAGGGGCTTTTCGACGATTCCCTGCCTCTTCCGGGAGTGGCGGCTGGTGGAGTGCAGAAACGTGGCGAAGAAGCCGGACTACAAAGTTGGCGACGCGAGGCCCATTTTCGTTCCCAAGGCGCGCAAGGCGTTCCCGGACTACGAGTTCGGCGAGTCGCAGATCTTCAAGCAGAGCAACAAGGGCCTGTACGGTGGGTCGTTCATACAGTACGGAAACAACGTTGCCGAGAGCAAGACCAAGACCCGGAGACGGTGGTTGCCGAACGtgatcaagaagggctTATGGAGCGAGGCCCTGAGCCGCAACGTGAGCATACGGATGACTGCGAAGGTGCTGCGGACCGTGACCAAGGAGGGCGGCATCGATAACTACCTGACCAAGGAGAAGTCTGCGAGAATCAAGGAGCTGGGCCCCACTGGTTGGAAGCTGCGCTACCGCGTGCTGCAGAGACAGGAGCTGCGTGAGAACCCGCCGCACAAGGACGCTGCCGTGGTGCGCGGCATTGACGGCGCGGAGCACACCGTGTACTTCGAGGAGGCCCTGGACGGCGAAACCGTCCGTGTCACGTGCGGTCGCCGTaagctgctgcagctgctgtaCCcgctcgagaagctcgAGCACCGCGCCGATGGCGAGACACTCACTTACAAGCAGTTCCTGGACGCCTACGCGGGCACCAGCGTGCGCGACATCCTCGCTGCCCTAAGTAGTTACGGCTTCGACCTGAAGACTATCACCGTCTGA
- a CDS encoding KLTH0H02508p (conserved hypothetical protein), whose amino-acid sequence MPSAPAPLELASAHDHAVLACRLLRAGSLALSAGLDPHLSLWDLDSGQNYTIDSYHHGNAAITALDALGDRCAVTGSSDTRLALCDLETGQLLRGLAGHRRVVNQVRALGESRFASVGDDGALKVWDASGAKRPVWQAASEFPLFAVAQDPQNEHLVYASGLEPVIRAYDLRRSADHAFSSWPAAHSDAVTSLDVSASGKLCTLAFDHQIHVSDAKLEPTREGSRLLASATLPASANPHKFLQRCKFVRQDRFVAAQGSLFDATSGRQVLDFASQVSARAFDVIDMDYDSRSDKLLISTEQGSLYVCQV is encoded by the coding sequence ATGCCCTCCGCCCCCGCGCCCCTCGAGCTCGCCAGTGCCCACGACCACGCCGTGCTCGCCTGCCGCCTCCTCCGCGCCGGGTCGCTCGCGCTCTCCGCGGGCCTCGACCCGCACCTCTCGCTCTGGGACCTGGACTCCGGCCAAAACTACACCATCGACAGCTACCACCACGGCAACGCCGCCATCACCGCGCTGGACGCGCTCGGCGACCGCTGCGCGGTCACCGGCTCGTCCGACACCCGCCTTGCGCTTTGCGACCTCGAAACCGGCCAGCTGCTGCGGGGCCTCGCGGGCCACCGCCGCGTCGTCAACCAGGTGCGCGCGCTGGGTGAGAGCCGTTTCGCCTCGGTCGGCGACGACGGCGCCCTCAAGGTCTGGGACGCGTCCGGCGCCAAGCGCCCCGTGTGGCAGGCCGCTTCCGAGTTTCCTCTCTTCGCCGTGGCCCAGGATCCGCAGAACGAGCACCTCGTCTACGCGTCCGGGCTCGAGCCCGTCATCAGAGCCTACGACCTCCGCCGCAGCGCAGACCACGCGTTTTCCAGCTGGCCTGCGGCCCACTCGGACGCGGTCACGTCTCTCGACGTTTCGGCCAGTGGCAAGCTGTGTACGCTCGCGTTCGACCACCAGATACACGTCAGCGACGCCAAACTGGAGCCCACCAGGGAGGGCTCCCGGCTGCTGGCATCTGCCACACTCCCCGCATCCGCCAACCCGCACAAGTTCCTTCAGCGGTGCAAGTTTGTGAGACAGGACCGATTCGTCGCCGCGCAGGGCTCGCTTTTCGACGCAACGTCGGGCCGCCAGGTGCTCGACTTCGCGAGCCAGGTCTCCGCACGGGCTTTTGACGTTATAGACATGGACTACGACTCCCGCTCCGATAAGTTACTGATAAGCACCGAGCAGGGCAGCCTCTACGTGTGCCAAGTATAA
- a CDS encoding KLTH0H02574p (conserved hypothetical protein), which translates to MLRSTRRYYSTPPTYFGSLGPRLAPATPAAPMAPFHAPREPARKPFLELATLFSVLALSFFAVDNYRARLAAELRLEEQALKARQAQELIAKQMNAQRKKRELQILNERKLVQTRQMKVALHVAMLRKQLLDVGLAPATIEDALQEFERSVRMENSISNVSGTRLWVTDESPAKQFVPDVREYEARD; encoded by the coding sequence ATGCTCCGAAGCACGCGCCGCTACTACAGCACTCCACCCACCTACTTCGGTAGCCTGGGCCCGCGGCTCGCACCTGCCACGCCTGCGGCGCCCATGGCACCCTTCCACGCGCCGCGCGAGCCCGCGCGCAAGCCGTTCCTGGAGCTCGCAACGCTGTTCTCCGTGCTGGCGCTGTCGTTCTTTGCTGTGGACAACTACCGCGCGCGGCTCGCCGCGGAGCTGCGGCTCGAGGAGCAGGCACTCAAGGCGCGCCAGGCCCAggagctcatcgccaaGCAGATGAACGCGCAGCGCAAGAAGCGCGAGCTGCAGATCCTCAATGAGCGCAAGCTCGTGCAGACGCGCCAGATGAAGGTGGCACTGCACGTCGCGATGCTGCGGAAGCAGCTGCTAGACGTAGGGCTGGCGCCCGCCACCATCGAGGACGCGCTGCAGGAGTTCGAGCGCAGCGTACGCATGGAGAACAGCATTAGCAACGTGAGCGGCACGCGGCTGTGGGTGACGGACGAGAGCCCGGCGAAGCAGTTCGTGCCCGACGTGCGGGAGTACgaggcacgtgactga
- the RPL36A gene encoding 60S ribosomal protein eL36 (highly similar to uniprot|P05745 Saccharomyces cerevisiae YMR194W RPL36A and to uniprot|O14455 Saccharomyces cerevisiae YPL249C-A RPL36B Proteins component of the large (60S) ribosomal subunit), with protein MAVKSGIATGLNKGKKVTQMTPAPKISYRKGASSNRTKFVRSLVKEVAGLAPYERRLIDLIRNAGEKRARKVAKKRLGTFGRAKAKVEEMNDIITASRRH; from the exons ATGGCCGTTAAATCTG GTATCGCTACTGGTTTGAACAAGGGTAAGAAGGTCACCCAGATGACCCCAGCCCCAAAGATCTCGTACAGAAAGGGTGCTTCCTCTAACAGAACCAAGTTCGTCAGATCTTTGGTCAAGGAGGTCGCCGGTTTGGCCCCATACGAGAGAAGATTGATCGACTTGATCAGAAACGCCGGTGAGAAGAGAGCCAGAAAGGtcgccaagaagagattggGTACTTTCGGCAGAGCCAAGGCTAAGGTCGAGGAGATGAACGACATCATCACCGCCTCTCGTCGTCACTAA
- the CDC53 gene encoding cullin CDC53 (similar to uniprot|Q12018 Saccharomyces cerevisiae YDL132W CDC53 Cullin structural protein of SCF complexes (which also contain Skp1p Cdc34p and an F-box protein) involved in ubiquitination SCF promotes the G1-S transition by targeting G1 cyclins and the Cln-CDK inhibitor Sic1p for degradation), translating into MSDTLPRADDLEATWNFVEPGIHQILGRDGTASSTLKRVDKVLSPAMYMEVYTAIYNYCVNKSSSAGQFNTDSSRQNQSSLLVGGEIYQKLKDCLQNYLSGLQRDANESFLQFYVRRWKRFTVGAVFLNHAFDYMNRYWVQKERSDGKRHIFDINTLCLMTWKEVMFDKNVDLLVKEVLEQIELQRDGHVILQTDTTVAIRSFVALGIDPQDLKKLNLNVYIQHFEKPFLESTRQYYRKLSREYLASHSVTEYIFEAQEKIKDEETKIVLYLDEHTKKLLSEALNSVLITDHSEALENEFISLLDSRDENKIATLNSLMQRDILLLPKLAQAYEEYVKKTGEQEISRLLAEHRAKLSENAEENAGSKKSAAGPAVPPNEYVKKLIEVYETFIKITRDCFQNGSLFTKALDNACRAYINANELAIPPGSPKSVTSKTPEMLAKYSDQLLKRSAKATEGASELSADDIMTIFKFLTDKDAFETHYRRLFARRLIHGTSTSEEDEEMVIQRLQSENSMEYTGKITKMLQDIRLSKQLEKEFESAIKIAPDYSRAKYPEFQPFVLAETMWPFSYQDVEFNLPQELVPTHRGLEKLYTNKHNGRVLKWLWPLCRGEVVADIGKPGKPPFIFTVTLFQMAILLAFNDRSTFTLEEIQEHTSLSASNIASSIIPFIRWKLIQQQPPGLDALSRMDTQFKLSTPYKALKTRINFAAGVKSEAPGSIGGKSGEPSELQKIEKELSTERQIFLEACIVRIMKARRKLPHATLVNECIAQSHQRFNAKVSLIKRAIDNLIAKEYLQRCDDGESYEYLA; encoded by the coding sequence ATGTCTGACACTTTACCAAGGGCGGATGATCTAGAAGCTACTTGGAATTTCGTAGAACCAGGAATCCACCAGATATTGGGCCGTGATGGgacagcttcttcaactttaaAGAGGGTGGATAAAGTGCTCTCACCTGCGATGTATATGGAAGTTTACACGGCTATTTACAACTACTGCGTGAACAAATCGAGCTCAGCCGGCCAATTCAACACTGATAGCAGCAGACAGAATCAGTCTTCGCTGTTGGTGGGCGGCGAAATCTACCAGAAATTAAAAGATTGCTTGCAAAACTACTTGTCAGGTCTACAAAGGGACGCAAATGAGAGTTTCTTGCAGTTTTATGTGAGACGTTGGAAGCGGTTTACCGTGGGAGCGGTGTTCCTTAATCATGCGTTTGACTACATGAACAGGTACTGGGTGCAGAAGGAGAGAAGTGACGGCAAAAGACATATATTTGACATCAACACCCTATGTCTGATGACATGGAAGGAGGTGATGTTTGACAAAAACGTCGATCTCTTGGTGAAGGAAGTCTTGGAGCAAATAGAGCTACAAAGAGACGGTCATGTAATTCTGCAAACTGACACCACCGTCGCAATTCGGTCCTTTGTGGCTCTTGGCATTGATCCTCAGGacctgaaaaagctcaacttGAACGTTTACATACAGCATTTCGAGAAGCCGTTTTTGGAGAGCACGCGGCAGTATTACCGCAAGTTGTCCAGGGAGTATCTCGCTTCACACTCTGTGACAGAATATATCTTCGAAGCTCAggaaaagatcaaagaTGAGGAAACTAAGATCGTGCTCTATCTTGATGAGCACACTAAGAAGCTGCTGTCAGAGGCCTTGAATTCGGTTCTCATCACCGACCACTCGGAGGCTCTCGAGAACGAGTTCATCTCGCTGCTAGATTCCCGCGATGAAAACAAGATTGCTACTTTGAACAGCCTCATGCAGAGAGATATCCTACTACTGCCTAAGCTAGCTCAAGCATACGAAGAGTATGTGAAGAAAACCGGTGAGCAAGAGATCTCTCGTCTACTCGCAGAACATAGAGCAAAGCTCAGCGAGAACGCGGAAGAGAACGCGGGTTCCAAGAAGTCTGCCGCTGGCCCAGCTGTGCCTCCTAACGAGTAcgtcaagaagctcatcgaggTTTACGAGACCTTCATCAAGATCACTCGCGActgctttcaaaatggtTCTTTGTTCACAAAGGCACTGGACAATGCATGCCGTGCGTACATCAATGCGAATGAGCTGGCAATTCCACCTGGCTCACCAAAGTCAGTCACGTCAAAGACGCCGGAGATGCTCGCCAAATACAGTGACCAGTTGCTTAAAAGATCCGCAAAAGCAACAGAGGGTGCCTCGGAGTTGTCTGCCGACGACATTATGACCATATTCAAGTTCCTGACTGACAAGGACGCGTTCGAGACCCACTACAGAAGACTGTTTGCCAGGCGTTTGATCCATGGCACTTCGAcgtctgaagaagacgaggagaTGGTTATTCAGCGCCTGCAAAGCGAGAACAGCATGGAATACACCGGGAAGATTACGAAGATGCTGCAAGACATACGACTGTCGAAGCagcttgagaaagagtTTGAGAGCGCGATCAAAATTGCGCCAGACTACAGCAGGGCCAAATATCCTGAGTTCCAACCGTTCGTCCTTGCTGAGACCATGTGGCCTTTCTCATACCAAGACGTGGAGTTCAATCTCCCTCAGGAGTTAGTTCCCACGCACAGGGGTCTTGAGAAGCTGTACACCAACAAGCACAACGGAAGAGTGCTAAAGTGGCTGTGGCCGCTGTGCCGTGGTGAAGTGGTCGCCGACATCGGGAAGCCAGGAAAGCCCCCATTCATTTTTACTGTGACATTGTTCCAGATGGCCATCTTGCTGGCCTTCAACGACCGCTCAACGTTTACCCTCGAGGAGATACAGGAGCACACCAGCCTGAGCGCCTCCAACATTGCGTCCTCAATAATCCCCTTTATTAGATGGAAGCTTatccagcagcagccaCCCGGGCTCGACGCGCTCTCACGCATGGATACCCAATTTAAGCTGTCTACCCCATACAAGGCTCTCAAAACGCGCATCAACTTCGCAGCGGGCGTGAAGAGCGAAGCGCCAGGCAGCATCGGGGGTAAGAGCGGAGAGCCTTCGGAGCTTCAGAAGATTGAAAAGGAGCTCTCTACTGAAAGACAAATTTTCCTTGAGGCCTGCATCGTTAGAATCATGAAAGCCCGCAGAAAGCTGCCCCACGCGACTCTGGTCAATGAGTGTATTGCGCAATCCCACCAGCGTTTCAACGCTAAAGTTTCTCTCATTAAAAGGGCCATCGATAACCTGATTGCTAAGGAGTATCTGCAGAGGTGCGATGACGGAGAGTCCTACGAGTATTTAGCATAA
- a CDS encoding homocitrate synthase (highly similar to uniprot|Q12122 Saccharomyces cerevisiae YDL131W LYS21 and to uniprot|P48570 Saccharomyces cerevisiae YDL182W LYS20 homocitrate synthase) produces MSNSGFQQVTESTTQVERPNPYGPNPADYLSNVANFQLIDSTLREGEQFANAFFTTEKKIEIAKALDDFGVDYIELTSPVASEQSRSDCEAICKLGLKAKILTHIRCHMDDAKVAVETGVDGVDVVIGTSKFLRQYSHGKDMNYIAKSAIEVIEFVKSKGIEIRFSSEDSFRSDLVDLLNIYKTVDSIGVNRVGIADTVGCANPRQVYELLRTLKTVVHCDVECHFHNDTGCAIANAYTALEGGARLIDVAVLGIGERNGITPLGGLMARMIVAAPEYVKSKYKLHKIRDIENLVAEAVEVNIPFNNPITGFCAFTHKAGIHAKAILANPSTYEILNPHDFGLKRYIHFANRLTGWNAIKSRVDQLNLNMSDEQCKEVTMKIKKLGDIRPLSIDDVDSIIKDFHSEITTPQLRNMDAQGSDDLNNLDISAPAAKKAKKSQ; encoded by the coding sequence ATGAGCAACTCCGGATTTCAGCAAGTTACTGAATCGACTACACAAGTAGAGCGCCCTAACCCCTACGGGCCAAACCCCGCTGACTACCTATCGAATGTGGCGAACTTCCAGCTGATTGACTCCACCCTGAGAGAGGGTGAGCAGTTTGCCAACGCTTTTTTCACGACGGAGAAGAAGATAGAGATCGCTAAGGCCCTAGATGACTTTGGTGTGGACTACATCGAGCTGACCTCGCCTGTGGCGTCGGAGCAAAGCAGGAGCGACTGTGAGGCGATCTGTAAGCTGGGATTGAAGGCTAAGATCCTGACTCACATCCGTTGCCACATGGACGACGCCAAAGTCGCAGTTGAGACCGGCGTTGACGGTGTGGACGTTGTCATCGGCACTTCCAAGTTCCTGAGGCAGTACTCCCACGGCAAGGACATGAACTACATTGCCAAGAGCGCGATCGAGGTGATCGAGTTTGTCAAGTCCAAGGGCATCGAGATCAGATTCTCGTCTGAGGACTCTTTCAGATCGGACCTTGTGGATCTGCTGAATATCTACAAGACCGTGGACAGCATCGGTGTTAACAGAGTGGGTATTGCCGACACAGTTGGTTGTGCGAACCCCAGACAGGTTTACGAGCTGCTGAGAACCTTGAAGACCGTGGTACACTGCGACGTGGAGTGCCACTTCCACAACGACACCGGGTGCGCCATCGCCAACGCCTACACCGCTCTAGAAGGCGGCGCCAGGCTGATTGATGTGGCCGTGTTGGGCATTGGTGAGAGAAATGGTATCACGCCCCTGGGTGGGCTGATGGCGAGAATGATCGTGGCTGCGCCCGAGTACGTCAAGTCCAAATACAAGCTGCATAAAATCAGAGACATCGAGAACCTGGTCGCTGAGGCCGTCGAGGTCAACATTCCATTCAACAACCCTATCACCGGCTTCTGTGCATTCACCCACAAGGCAGGCATTCACGCCAAGGCTATCCTGGCTAACCCATCTACTTACGAGATTCTGAACCCACACGACTTCGGGTTGAAGAGATACATCCACTTCGCCAACAGGCTGACAGGCTGGAACGCGATCAAGTCGAGAGTCGACCAGCTGAATCTGAACATGTCCGACGAGCAGTGCAAAGAGGTCACAatgaagatcaagaagctgggcGACATCAGGCCGTTGAGCATCGACGACGTGGACTCTATCATTAAGGACTTCCACTCGGAGATCACCACGCCACAGCTCAGAAACATGGACGCGCAGGGCAGCGACGACTTGAACAACCTCGACATCAGCGCGCCTGCCGCTAAGAAGGCTAAAAAGTCCCAGTGA
- the INH1 gene encoding ATPase inhibitor (some similarities with uniprot|P01097 Saccharomyces cerevisiae YDL181W), protein MLSQSARASLKKSLKLQLPAMPAMPAVGGRFYSEGSVGSPRGEGADDSFVRRERAQEDYFIRQHEKEQLEKLRQQVKQQQQKIEHLEGRLGDKLKEGQ, encoded by the coding sequence ATGTTGAGCCAATCCGCACGCGCtagtttgaaaaagtctctgaagctgcagctgccCGCCATGCCCGCCATGCCCGCCGTGGGCGGGCGGTTCTACTCGGAGGGCTCTGTCGGGTCGCCCCGCGGCGAAGGCGCGGACGACTCGTTCGTGAGGCGGGAGCGCGCGCAGGAGGACTACTTCATCAGACAGCACGAGAAAGAACAGCTGGAGAAGTTGAGACAGCAGGtcaagcagcagcagcagaagatCGAGCACCTGGAGGGCCGCCTGGGCGACAAGCTGAAGGAGGGCCAGTGA